From the Fibrobacter sp. UBA4297 genome, one window contains:
- a CDS encoding DUF4423 domain-containing protein: protein MLNIDEIGDYRDLLKNFFVQKKLEFPLFSYKMMGQKLGLETSQVFRVLNKESHLPAQSIPLSKKLLGLKGRDGELFEILVAASRTKSKAKKDKLYKMALALQDVSLRKLNSNEILFLSRWWIPVVRSIIEINGGKADVRTLVKQITPAVSEDQVKEAIRVLKELKMITPLASERYAVSTVNFTSAGATKVTAIRSYQNQLLTLAQNALVNIPPSERNISSILACVDDECLEDLVEMTCEFRRQVQKRVAEVAEPKKVMQFIFSLYPVADISDKETSKEKARIA from the coding sequence ATGCTAAACATAGACGAAATTGGCGATTACAGAGATCTACTGAAAAATTTCTTCGTGCAGAAGAAATTGGAGTTTCCGCTATTTTCCTATAAGATGATGGGACAAAAACTTGGACTCGAAACGAGCCAGGTTTTCCGTGTATTGAATAAGGAATCCCACCTCCCCGCGCAGAGTATCCCGCTCTCCAAAAAATTGCTCGGGCTCAAAGGCCGCGATGGAGAACTTTTTGAGATTTTGGTAGCGGCATCGCGCACAAAATCCAAAGCAAAAAAAGACAAGCTTTACAAGATGGCACTCGCATTGCAAGACGTGAGCCTCCGCAAACTGAATTCCAACGAAATTTTATTCCTCAGCCGCTGGTGGATACCCGTTGTTCGTTCGATTATCGAAATCAATGGCGGCAAGGCCGATGTCCGCACCTTGGTTAAGCAGATTACGCCCGCCGTTTCCGAGGACCAGGTGAAAGAAGCCATTCGAGTCTTGAAAGAACTCAAGATGATTACGCCGCTCGCCTCCGAGCGCTACGCCGTTTCGACCGTCAATTTTACATCGGCAGGAGCAACCAAAGTTACCGCCATTCGCAGTTACCAGAATCAACTGCTTACGCTTGCACAAAACGCACTTGTCAACATTCCGCCAAGCGAGCGCAACATTTCATCAATTCTCGCTTGCGTTGATGACGAATGTCTTGAAGACCTCGTCGAGATGACTTGTGAATTTCGCAGACAAGTTCAAAAACGCGTTGCCGAAGTTGCAGAGCCCAAGAAAGTCATGCAGTTCATTTTTTCGCTATACCCCGTCGCCGACATTTCTGACAAAGAAACATCTAAAGAAAAAGCGAGGATAGCATGA